A genomic region of Chloracidobacterium sp. contains the following coding sequences:
- the glmM gene encoding phosphoglucosamine mutase, whose product MKALFGTDGIRGHAGEFPLDDRSVFAIGASLARQLSDRLGRTARIVTGRDTRESGPQIEAAFHAGARSSGAECVSGDVITTPGVAYITRRFEYDAGVVVSASHNPYQDNGIKIFLPTGKKIEGAVERAIEADIYAACEAGGGATHTQAGSLRSDERFRVDYLQHLIVEVHGLDLAGKRIVIDCANGAASGLAPDLFRRLGADVVPINDEPDGRNINLDCGSLHLEGLQARVVVERADAGIAFDGDADRALFVDEHGDIVDGDATMWVMGRFLKEHGNLTNSTVVATVMSNIGLEIAFDSIGIRLDRTNVGDKYVLEELLNSGSAIGGEQSGHIILPEISLVGDGMMTALMLLKAVTERDLTLSEAVAGFTKYPQILVNVKVGEKRPFDAVPEVAAAAAELEKELDGNGRLLLRYSGTENLARVMIEGKDQAMIEVQANRLADVIAAAIPSQK is encoded by the coding sequence ATGAAAGCTCTTTTTGGGACTGACGGTATTCGCGGGCACGCGGGCGAATTTCCGCTCGATGACAGGTCTGTTTTTGCGATCGGCGCGTCGCTTGCGCGGCAGTTGAGTGATCGCCTAGGACGAACGGCACGGATCGTCACAGGACGCGACACGCGCGAGTCTGGGCCGCAAATCGAGGCCGCATTCCACGCCGGGGCAAGGTCGTCGGGAGCCGAGTGTGTGTCGGGCGACGTGATAACGACACCGGGCGTGGCGTATATCACTCGCAGATTTGAATACGATGCGGGCGTGGTCGTGAGCGCGTCGCATAACCCCTATCAGGACAATGGCATCAAGATATTCCTGCCCACGGGAAAGAAGATCGAGGGTGCGGTTGAGCGAGCGATCGAGGCGGATATTTACGCGGCCTGCGAGGCCGGGGGTGGAGCCACGCACACGCAGGCTGGCAGCCTGCGGTCCGACGAGCGATTTCGCGTCGATTATTTGCAGCATTTGATCGTTGAGGTTCATGGGTTGGATCTGGCCGGGAAAAGGATCGTTATCGATTGCGCAAACGGTGCCGCATCAGGTTTGGCTCCTGATCTATTCCGCCGGCTGGGTGCAGATGTCGTGCCGATCAATGATGAGCCTGACGGACGCAACATCAACCTCGACTGCGGCTCGCTGCATCTCGAGGGCTTGCAGGCAAGGGTCGTCGTCGAAAGGGCCGACGCCGGTATCGCATTTGATGGCGACGCGGATCGAGCGCTGTTCGTTGACGAGCATGGCGACATCGTTGATGGTGACGCAACGATGTGGGTGATGGGGCGTTTTCTAAAAGAGCACGGAAATCTTACCAATTCGACCGTCGTTGCCACGGTGATGAGCAATATCGGGCTTGAAATAGCATTTGACTCGATCGGCATTCGGCTAGACCGGACAAACGTCGGCGACAAATACGTGCTTGAAGAACTACTAAATTCGGGCTCGGCAATCGGCGGCGAGCAATCGGGACATATCATCCTGCCTGAGATCAGCTTGGTCGGCGACGGCATGATGACCGCATTGATGCTGCTAAAGGCCGTCACCGAACGCGATTTGACGCTGTCGGAGGCAGTCGCCGGATTTACGAAGTATCCGCAGATACTGGTCAATGTGAAGGTCGGCGAAAAGCGGCCGTTTGACGCGGTGCCCGAGGTCGCTGCTGCCGCGGCCGAGCTTGAAAAAGAGCTCGACGGAAATGGCCGGCTCCTGCTTCGCTATTCGGGCACGGAAAATCTCGCCCGCGTAATGATCGAAGGCAAGGATCAGGCGATGATCGAAGTTCAGGCAAACAGGCTGGCAGATGTGATAGCGGCAGCAATTCCTTCTCAAAAGTGA
- a CDS encoding IS110 family transposase yields the protein MTFYIGVDFHPYQQTLCWCDEETGETGALKLFHDIEKVREYYSSLGKQAVIGIEASSRCGWFERIVAEAGHTLLVGNPVSIRKTALSRHKNDRIDAEHMLWLLMRNEFPAIWRRPIQSTEILDVIKLRSSLVGRRTQIYNRLSAVARDIGMPKSLMRTVAAQKVIKEVDMCEASALCRDQLFSTLEHLKARILEVESWLKQKATADTKAQLLMTQRGVGYLTALIFVHTVGDVTRFDKGTKAVTRFAGYDPVERSSAEKIRFGRISKAGPRLLRFHLGQASQIAVRSDARLNAFYKRLSKRKPRAVAKTATARKLLVKLSIMLRDSITAEEFDLRGRTVGNARKNRMVRK from the coding sequence ATGACATTTTACATTGGAGTTGACTTTCATCCATACCAGCAAACGCTTTGTTGGTGTGATGAGGAGACGGGTGAGACAGGGGCTTTAAAGCTGTTTCACGACATTGAGAAGGTACGCGAGTATTACTCGTCGCTTGGGAAACAGGCCGTGATCGGGATCGAGGCATCGAGTCGATGCGGGTGGTTCGAGAGGATAGTCGCCGAGGCCGGTCATACGCTGCTCGTCGGCAATCCGGTTTCGATAAGGAAGACCGCACTTTCCCGGCACAAGAACGACCGGATCGACGCCGAGCACATGCTTTGGCTGCTGATGCGGAATGAGTTTCCGGCGATCTGGCGGCGACCAATACAGAGCACGGAGATACTCGACGTGATCAAGCTGAGATCGAGCCTGGTTGGGCGCCGGACACAGATCTACAACCGTCTGAGTGCCGTTGCCCGGGACATCGGAATGCCGAAGTCGCTGATGAGAACCGTCGCCGCCCAGAAGGTGATCAAGGAGGTGGATATGTGCGAGGCTTCGGCACTGTGCCGTGACCAGCTTTTCTCTACGCTTGAGCACCTCAAAGCGCGAATACTCGAGGTCGAGTCTTGGCTAAAGCAGAAAGCAACGGCAGACACCAAGGCACAGCTGCTGATGACCCAGAGGGGCGTCGGATATCTCACGGCCCTGATATTCGTTCACACGGTCGGCGATGTCACACGCTTCGACAAAGGAACCAAAGCAGTAACACGCTTTGCAGGTTACGATCCCGTCGAACGTTCCAGTGCCGAGAAGATACGCTTCGGGCGGATCAGCAAGGCAGGGCCGAGACTGCTTCGCTTTCATCTGGGCCAAGCCTCTCAGATAGCCGTTCGCTCGGATGCGAGACTGAACGCATTCTACAAACGGCTCTCAAAGAGGAAACCCAGGGCTGTGGCCAAAACGGCCACTGCCCGCAAACTTCTGGTCAAACTCTCGATAATGCTTCGTGACTCGATCACGGCAGAAGAGTTCGACCTGCGTGGACGCACAGTTGGCAATGCTCGAAAGAATCGCATGGTCCGGAAATGA
- a CDS encoding WG repeat-containing protein, whose amino-acid sequence MHKYRLVIVISIGLLTVALNSLLVGQSLHPVVRQGSVDIFAGERMGFIDSNGEVVIGFSFYYVHEFSEGLAAVQLARDGKEGYIDRTGELVIPAIFDRAFPFSNGRAKVKVNSHWKFIDRTGEIVSTPEVDEVFNFRSGYAPYRRSGLWGFLGLNGETVISPRFKLVGHFNEGLAPAVLDRRMGYIDPTGHFVVKPEFEVPPSTGNLLSQTAFSEGRAAVFKNGKFQYVDKALNPVGPFSFDDAHRFSDGMALVRIRDKYGFIDTEGALAILPRFDDATSFVSGRAGVKIAGKWGVIEKTGKLIIEAKYESTRPLESGLLEFMEGGRIGYLDWHGKTLWNPYRVVLDVAPTKSPSRLEFR is encoded by the coding sequence ATGCATAAATATAGACTAGTCATTGTCATAAGTATCGGGCTGTTGACTGTCGCTCTGAATTCACTTCTCGTGGGCCAGTCGTTACATCCTGTTGTTAGACAGGGTTCGGTTGATATATTTGCGGGCGAGCGGATGGGCTTCATTGATTCGAACGGCGAAGTCGTGATCGGGTTTAGTTTCTATTATGTGCATGAGTTTAGTGAAGGACTAGCGGCAGTGCAGCTCGCCAGGGATGGAAAAGAAGGGTACATTGACCGGACAGGAGAACTCGTAATTCCTGCGATTTTCGATAGGGCGTTCCCTTTTTCAAACGGACGAGCCAAGGTAAAAGTTAATTCTCATTGGAAGTTTATCGACCGGACCGGGGAAATTGTCTCGACTCCAGAGGTGGATGAGGTTTTTAATTTTCGTAGTGGCTACGCGCCTTATCGGAGGAGCGGGCTATGGGGATTCTTAGGCTTGAATGGCGAAACCGTCATCTCGCCACGGTTCAAGCTCGTTGGACATTTCAATGAAGGGCTTGCGCCCGCCGTGCTCGATAGACGTATGGGATACATCGATCCGACGGGACACTTCGTTGTCAAACCGGAGTTTGAGGTTCCTCCGTCAACTGGCAACCTTCTCTCGCAGACGGCATTCTCCGAAGGGCGAGCGGCGGTTTTTAAAAATGGAAAATTTCAGTACGTTGACAAGGCGTTAAACCCTGTCGGCCCATTTTCCTTTGATGATGCTCATAGATTCTCGGATGGAATGGCCCTAGTTCGAATTCGAGATAAATATGGATTCATTGACACTGAGGGAGCACTCGCGATCCTTCCTCGGTTTGACGATGCAACATCTTTCGTTTCGGGTCGAGCGGGCGTTAAGATAGCCGGTAAGTGGGGGGTTATCGAAAAGACAGGGAAATTAATAATCGAGGCGAAGTACGAATCTACCCGACCCCTCGAAAGTGGTCTCCTCGAGTTTATGGAAGGAGGAAGGATTGGGTACTTAGATTGGCATGGAAAGACCCTTTGGAATCCATATCGTGTCGTTTTAGATGTGGCCCCAACAAAATCACCCAGTCGACTGGAATTTCGTTGA
- a CDS encoding RHS repeat-associated core domain-containing protein, which yields MSDKRTTLPQFDILGRVTGHKQTTDGTDYTTSYTYNLAGALIEETYPSGRVVKSVLDNTGDLSIVQSKKNSAAGYWNYADAFTYNAAGAVTAMQLGNGRWASTTFNSRLQPTQIALGATQGTTNLLKLDYSYGDWNGSSIDATKNNGNIVQQVITVPNSPGNSDAFNATQKYYYDSLNRIDDSTEEIGSQTWRQDFTFDRYGNRNFNRTNTTVPASFSNPAVTDPTISTSNNRLTSTGWLYDNAGNTTRDGNYQTFTYDAENKQVEVKNSSSVTLGQYWYDGDGKRVKKVVPSTGEVTIFVYDAAGKQIAEYSTVVESVEDAKVAYLTADHLGSPRINTDRDGRVTARHDYHPYGEEIITAQRTSHAEYTPDSVRKQFTGYERDGESGLDFAEARYYSKNLGRFHSRDPLIISITRLTNPQVWNSYAYVGNNPLKFVDSLGLELILANQKARDGANRLFSGMSQEERERVQVDSAGRVSITPSEMCGPDTPQSASFAMVQYAVDSDTIVRVSLLGAGEATSLPNSVISGDLVGNLTMDFANLVGRGGTAVPRTDGTWDVLIPEGGGSMAADENENKSVPTTEMTIFNHEIAHPFGLNAIEVENNVRRENGLPLRSGSDHPDPRNPITVTDSSAVSPIEYRPQPIQTDITLRPLIPPVKPPKKPNE from the coding sequence TTGAGTGACAAAAGAACGACCCTGCCTCAGTTTGACATCTTAGGACGTGTGACAGGGCATAAGCAGACAACCGACGGCACTGACTACACCACGAGCTACACCTACAATCTCGCCGGTGCATTGATCGAGGAAACGTATCCATCGGGGCGTGTCGTTAAGAGCGTCCTCGACAACACCGGTGATCTTTCGATTGTCCAGAGCAAGAAGAACTCTGCCGCAGGTTACTGGAACTACGCTGACGCATTTACCTATAACGCCGCCGGAGCCGTGACTGCGATGCAACTCGGGAACGGCCGCTGGGCGAGCACGACATTTAATTCGAGGCTTCAGCCAACCCAAATTGCGCTTGGAGCCACGCAAGGGACGACGAATCTCCTGAAACTCGATTACAGTTACGGCGACTGGAATGGCAGCTCTATAGATGCCACAAAGAACAACGGCAATATTGTCCAGCAGGTCATCACGGTCCCGAACTCGCCGGGCAATAGTGACGCCTTTAACGCAACGCAAAAGTACTATTACGATTCTTTGAACCGCATAGACGATTCGACCGAGGAGATCGGGTCGCAGACGTGGCGGCAGGATTTTACATTCGACCGGTATGGCAACCGAAATTTCAACCGGACAAACACGACCGTGCCGGCATCCTTTTCAAACCCTGCGGTGACTGATCCGACGATCAGCACGTCTAATAATCGTCTAACCTCGACGGGATGGCTTTACGATAACGCTGGAAATACGACGCGAGACGGCAATTACCAGACATTTACCTACGACGCGGAGAACAAACAGGTTGAGGTCAAAAACTCGTCGAGTGTTACGCTCGGCCAATACTGGTACGACGGCGACGGCAAGAGAGTAAAGAAAGTGGTTCCTTCGACCGGCGAGGTGACCATTTTCGTTTACGACGCCGCTGGCAAACAGATCGCCGAATATTCGACTGTCGTGGAATCTGTCGAAGACGCAAAGGTCGCGTACCTGACGGCGGACCACCTCGGCAGCCCCCGCATCAACACCGACCGCGACGGCAGGGTTACCGCCCGCCACGACTATCACCCCTACGGCGAAGAGATCATCACCGCCCAACGCACCTCCCACGCCGAATACACGCCCGACTCGGTGAGGAAGCAGTTTACGGGGTATGAGCGGGATGGGGAAAGTGGATTGGATTTTGCGGAGGCGCGATACTACTCAAAGAATCTCGGGCGATTTCATTCCCGGGACCCTTTGATAATCTCAATCACGAGGCTGACCAATCCGCAGGTATGGAATTCATATGCCTATGTTGGAAACAACCCACTCAAATTTGTCGATTCGTTAGGCCTAGAGCTGATCCTAGCTAACCAGAAAGCGAGGGATGGCGCGAACCGACTGTTCTCGGGCATGTCACAGGAGGAGAGGGAACGGGTCCAGGTCGACTCAGCGGGGAGGGTGAGCATCACTCCGTCAGAAATGTGCGGGCCCGACACTCCCCAATCCGCATCTTTTGCAATGGTACAATATGCCGTAGACTCGGACACCATTGTTCGTGTCAGCCTATTGGGGGCGGGAGAGGCGACGTCGTTGCCGAACTCGGTAATATCAGGTGATTTGGTGGGAAACTTGACAATGGATTTCGCTAATCTCGTCGGTCGAGGTGGCACGGCGGTACCCAGAACTGACGGAACTTGGGACGTCCTAATCCCCGAAGGTGGTGGTTCGATGGCGGCGGATGAGAATGAAAACAAGTCGGTCCCGACCACCGAGATGACCATTTTCAATCATGAAATTGCTCACCCATTTGGGCTGAATGCAATCGAAGTCGAAAACAACGTGCGAAGAGAAAACGGGCTGCCTCTGAGAAGTGGAAGCGATCATCCAGACCCGCGTAATCCCATTACAGTTACGGACAGCTCGGCTGTTTCCCCAATCGAGTACCGGCCTCAACCGATCCAAACGGATATCACACTCAGACCGCTCATCCCTCCGGTTAAACCGCCCAAAAAGCCAAACGAATAG
- a CDS encoding RHS repeat-associated core domain-containing protein produces the protein MTDANGQSYVYDGENKQVKASNGGGTLGEYFYDGDGKRVTKVVPSTGEVTIFVYDAAGKQIAEYSTVVESVEDAKVAYLTADHLGSPRIHTDRDGKVTARHDYHPYGEEIITSQRTSHAEYTLDSVRKQFTGYERDGETGLDFAQTRFYHSSTGRFTSPDDFARDTDTADPQSLNKYGYVRNNPLAFIDPTGEKAEITVTYDEKNKKYLITVSASFGVYVESGKLSQNEINKQVALLKEQISRAYNDHFSNGNFKFDLKTNITVKQFKSESDAKGEGDKGKIDNIVGLVQGQTAVAGRRVNGQAFRYEGENFDRMRVATEKTAANFTYAHEFGHLLNGGHQDEVHGLMNTVSSQFGRLKPQDFNKIFPQYLDAVNRSKAIVASPNQGVKKFWTETARAAHVRPRR, from the coding sequence TTGACGGATGCTAACGGTCAGAGCTATGTTTACGACGGAGAGAACAAGCAGGTAAAGGCCTCGAATGGCGGCGGCACACTTGGAGAATATTTCTACGACGGGGACGGGAAACGGGTCACGAAGGTAGTTCCTTCGACCGGCGAGGTGACCATCTTCGTTTACGACGCCGCTGGTAAGCAGATCGCCGAATATTCAACCGTCGTGGAATCCGTCGAAGACGCAAAGGTTGCGTATCTCACAGCGGATCATTTAGGTTCTCCAAGAATACACACCGACCGCGACGGCAAGGTCACCGCCCGCCACGACTATCACCCCTACGGTGAAGAGATCATCACATCACAACGCACCTCCCACGCCGAATACACGCTGGACTCGGTGAGGAAGCAGTTTACGGGGTATGAACGCGATGGAGAGACGGGGCTGGATTTTGCCCAAACAAGGTTCTATCACAGTTCAACCGGACGATTTACAAGTCCGGATGATTTTGCACGGGATACAGACACGGCCGATCCACAGAGTCTAAACAAGTATGGTTATGTTCGGAATAACCCACTCGCGTTTATCGATCCTACAGGTGAGAAAGCCGAGATTACAGTCACATATGACGAAAAAAATAAGAAATATCTGATTACGGTAAGCGCTTCATTTGGAGTATACGTTGAGTCGGGTAAGTTGAGTCAGAATGAAATCAATAAACAGGTAGCATTGTTAAAGGAACAGATCAGCCGTGCTTATAACGACCATTTTAGTAACGGTAATTTCAAATTTGACCTGAAGACTAATATTACCGTAAAGCAATTCAAGTCGGAGTCTGATGCTAAAGGAGAAGGGGATAAAGGAAAAATCGACAATATTGTTGGACTAGTTCAGGGGCAAACCGCGGTTGCAGGCAGGCGCGTGAATGGCCAAGCATTTCGATATGAGGGGGAGAATTTCGACCGTATGCGGGTTGCCACGGAAAAGACGGCCGCCAATTTCACATACGCTCACGAATTTGGCCACTTACTGAATGGGGGGCATCAAGATGAGGTGCATGGCCTAATGAATACTGTCTCTAGTCAGTTCGGAAGACTTAAGCCACAGGATTTTAACAAGATATTTCCCCAGTATTTGGATGCCGTAAATAGGAGCAAGGCGATCGTTGCTTCGCCCAACCAGGGCGTCAAGAAGTTTTGGACTGAAACTGCGCGCGCGGCTCATGTCCGTCCGCGACGATGA
- a CDS encoding RHS repeat-associated core domain-containing protein has translation MISRREFEWQRTTLSQFDILGRVTGHKQTTDGTNYTTGYTYNLAGALIEEMYPSGRVVKNVLDNTGDLSIVQSKKNSAAGYWNYADAFTYNAAGAVTSMQLGNGRWESTAFNSRLQPTEIKLGTTPGTHDKLKLEFAYGTTANNGNVLSQTISVPTVGTNTGFTAVQTYSYDSLNRLKDATENLTPNGGSQTQSWKQTFTFDRYGNRRFDFTSGNTTVPASSCTEAICNPTISTSNNRLTSTGWLYDNTGNTTRDGNYQTFTYDAENKQVEVKNSSSVTLGQYWYDGDGKRVKKVVPSTGEVTIFVYDAAGKQIAEYSTVVESVEDAKVAYLTADHLGSPRVNTDRDGKVTSRHDYHPFGEEIITTQRTSHTEYTPDSVRKQFTGYERDYEASLDFAEARYYGYNHGRFTSVDPIMMTKKRLLDPQSINLYVYTRNNPLKYIDPSGEEFKGTDGKKVLFEEKDGQIVILSANATKDIIKLVGLINTSGSSTALSQFNKLNAHKTMVNLTIDPKRNNTFLYGLHQPHGTRPDGSKGALTYNPDTDKFEGTPDIAKDANGNEVYAEATITLFEGELSNAVKNDRNELETQMVGIFVHEAEHDLDPNQVQMAKTGKGDHRSWHPEKLYKLQNDTIREIREFRNRPKCPRGHMCF, from the coding sequence ATGATCAGTAGGCGTGAGTTTGAGTGGCAAAGAACGACCCTGTCTCAGTTTGACATCTTAGGACGTGTGACGGGGCATAAGCAGACAACCGACGGAACTAATTACACGACGGGCTACACCTACAACCTCGCGGGAGCGTTGATCGAGGAAATGTATCCATCGGGGCGTGTCGTTAAGAACGTCCTCGACAACACCGGCGATCTTTCGATTGTCCAGAGCAAGAAGAACTCTGCCGCAGGTTACTGGAATTACGCTGACGCATTTACCTATAACGCCGCAGGTGCTGTCACGTCGATGCAGTTGGGAAACGGTCGCTGGGAATCAACCGCCTTTAATTCCCGTTTGCAGCCGACAGAGATTAAATTGGGAACGACTCCGGGGACGCACGACAAGCTCAAACTCGAATTCGCCTACGGAACGACGGCAAACAATGGCAATGTTCTTTCGCAGACCATCAGCGTTCCGACAGTTGGGACAAACACAGGCTTCACGGCTGTGCAAACCTATTCGTACGATTCGCTAAATCGATTGAAAGACGCAACCGAGAATCTCACCCCTAACGGCGGGTCGCAAACGCAATCGTGGAAGCAGACATTCACCTTCGACCGATACGGAAACCGACGCTTTGATTTTACGAGCGGAAATACCACCGTCCCCGCATCGAGCTGCACCGAGGCGATCTGCAATCCAACGATCAGCACATCTAATAATCGTCTGACTTCGACGGGATGGCTTTACGATAACACCGGAAACACGACACGAGACGGAAACTATCAGACCTTTACCTACGATGCGGAAAACAAACAGGTCGAGGTCAAAAACTCGTCGAGTGTTACGCTCGGCCAATACTGGTACGACGGCGACGGCAAACGAGTTAAGAAGGTCGTCCCTTCGACCGGCGAGGTGACCATCTTCGTTTACGACGCCGCTGGTAAGCAGATCGCCGAATACTCAACTGTCGTCGAGTCTGTGGAAGACGCCAAGGTAGCATATCTCACCGCCGATCACCTCGGCTCGCCGCGCGTCAACACCGACCGCGACGGTAAAGTTACCTCCCGCCACGACTATCACCCCTTCGGCGAAGAGATCATCACCACCCAACGCACCTCTCACACCGAATACACGCCAGACTCGGTGAGGAAGCAGTTTACCGGTTATGAACGGGATTATGAAGCTTCTTTAGACTTCGCCGAGGCACGCTATTACGGATACAACCACGGGCGATTTACATCTGTTGACCCGATAATGATGACAAAGAAAAGGCTGTTAGACCCGCAGTCGATAAATCTTTACGTCTATACGAGAAACAATCCGTTGAAGTACATCGATCCCAGCGGAGAAGAATTTAAGGGGACGGATGGCAAAAAGGTACTGTTTGAGGAGAAGGACGGACAAATCGTTATTTTGAGTGCAAATGCGACGAAGGACATTATCAAGTTAGTTGGCCTCATCAACACGTCGGGAAGCAGCACGGCCCTGTCCCAGTTTAACAAGCTAAACGCGCATAAGACGATGGTCAATCTTACGATTGATCCGAAGCGAAACAACACATTCTTATACGGGTTACATCAACCTCACGGGACACGACCAGACGGTTCAAAAGGCGCGTTAACGTACAATCCAGATACAGACAAATTTGAGGGAACGCCAGATATTGCTAAGGACGCAAACGGAAACGAAGTTTATGCAGAGGCGACCATTACACTTTTCGAAGGAGAACTCTCAAACGCTGTCAAAAATGACCGTAATGAACTGGAAACCCAAATGGTTGGAATATTTGTTCATGAAGCCGAACACGATTTAGATCCGAATCAGGTTCAAATGGCAAAGACTGGAAAAGGTGATCACAGGTCTTGGCATCCTGAAAAACTCTACAAATTACAAAATGACACAATCAGGGAGATTCGAGAGTTTAGAAACCGGCCTAAATGCCCTCGCGGTCATATGTGTTTCTAG
- a CDS encoding RHS repeat-associated core domain-containing protein, producing the protein MTLLSFDILGRVTGHKQTTDGQQYTTGYSYNLAGALVEETYPSGRVVKNVLDNSGDLLIVESRKNSAAGYWHYADAFTYNAAGAVTSMQLGNGRWESTTFNSRLQPTQIALGTTPGTTDKLKLEFAYGTTANNGNVLSQTISVPTVGTNTGFTAVQTYSYDSLNRLKDATENLTPNGGSQTQSWKQTFTFDRYGNRRFDFTSGNTTVPVSSCTEAICNPTISTSNNRLTSTGWLYDNAGNTTRDGNYQTFTYDAENKQVEVKNSSSVTLGQYWYDGDGKRVKKVVPATGETTIFVYDATGNSIAEYSTIVASVEDAKVAYLTNDHLGSPRINTDAAGIVTARHDYHPYGEEIITTQRTSHAEYTPDSVRKQFTGYERDGETMLDFAKARTYASSLARFTTADPLLSSGKSPMPQTWNRYAYTTNNPASNFDPLGLYVCRSKDKNFCGKFDAALDKARGNLAKIEEKYGKDSKQYEKASRALGVYGEKGVNNGVFVVGKDGVGAGRTDVQGVRVAKTATNPNGQKIMIGFDIAAGDHSNFSNLIGHEGSHAADGSDWVSSGFKDSHNPTEYETELKGYTVQGLLAEAQGSTLSVVQTNVDFSKMKGLDRFAAWPYEAVIWNSSWAAADVDTLRKSAIDHHLQYDKDYKLTPTNLAGKAQAFVKGHLASL; encoded by the coding sequence ATGACCCTTCTTTCGTTTGACATCTTAGGACGTGTGACGGGGCATAAGCAGACTACGGACGGACAGCAATACACGACGGGCTACAGCTACAATCTGGCTGGTGCGTTAGTCGAGGAAACATATCCGTCGGGGCGGGTTGTGAAGAATGTGCTCGACAACTCGGGCGACCTTTTGATAGTCGAGAGCAGGAAGAACTCTGCCGCGGGCTATTGGCACTACGCCGACGCATTCACCTACAACGCCGCCGGTGCGGTGACCTCGATGCAGCTTGGGAACGGGCGTTGGGAATCGACGACGTTCAACAGCCGTCTCCAGCCGACGCAGATCGCTTTGGGAACCACGCCGGGAACGACAGACAAACTCAAACTCGAATTCGCCTACGGAACGACGGCAAACAATGGCAATGTTCTTTCGCAGACCATCAGCGTTCCGACAGTTGGGACAAACACAGGCTTCACGGCTGTGCAAACCTATTCGTACGATTCGCTAAATCGATTGAAAGACGCAACCGAGAATCTCACCCCTAACGGCGGGTCGCAAACGCAATCGTGGAAGCAGACATTCACCTTCGACCGATACGGAAACCGACGCTTTGATTTTACGAGCGGAAACACGACAGTCCCTGTATCAAGCTGCACAGAAGCGATCTGCAATCCGACGATCAGCACATCGAATAATCGCTTAACCTCGACGGGATGGCTTTACGATAACGCCGGAAATACGACGCGAGACGGAAATTACCAGACCTTTACCTACGATGCAGAAAACAAACAGGTCGAGGTCAAAAACTCGTCGAGTGTTACGCTCGGCCAGTATTGGTACGACGGCGACGGCAAAAGGGTTAAAAAGGTGGTCCCGGCAACAGGCGAAACCACGATCTTCGTCTATGATGCAACGGGCAACTCAATTGCGGAGTATTCCACGATAGTCGCATCCGTCGAAGACGCAAAAGTCGCCTACCTCACAAATGACCATCTAGGCTCACCCAGGATAAACACGGACGCCGCCGGCATCGTCACCGCCCGCCACGACTACCACCCCTACGGCGAAGAGATCATCACCACCCAACGCACCTCCCACGCCGAATACACGCCGGACTCGGTGAGGAAGCAGTTTACTGGTTACGAGCGGGATGGGGAAACAATGCTCGATTTCGCAAAGGCGAGAACGTATGCTTCGTCACTCGCTCGATTTACGACTGCTGATCCTTTGCTTTCGTCTGGTAAGTCGCCAATGCCGCAGACGTGGAATCGGTATGCGTATACGACAAATAATCCAGCGTCAAATTTCGATCCGCTCGGACTATATGTATGCAGGTCGAAGGACAAGAACTTCTGCGGTAAATTTGATGCGGCCTTGGACAAGGCTCGTGGCAACCTCGCGAAAATCGAAGAGAAATATGGGAAAGATTCCAAGCAGTATGAGAAAGCGTCGCGGGCACTGGGTGTATACGGCGAGAAAGGGGTAAACAACGGCGTTTTCGTGGTCGGCAAGGATGGTGTAGGCGCTGGCCGCACGGACGTACAGGGCGTTCGCGTAGCAAAAACCGCTACGAATCCGAATGGCCAAAAAATTATGATAGGCTTTGACATCGCTGCAGGTGACCATTCAAACTTTTCCAACTTGATTGGACATGAGGGGTCGCACGCCGCGGATGGTTCTGACTGGGTGAGTAGCGGCTTTAAGGACTCCCATAATCCGACCGAATATGAAACCGAACTCAAAGGGTATACAGTGCAAGGCCTATTAGCTGAGGCGCAAGGAAGTACGCTAAGTGTTGTGCAAACAAACGTGGACTTTTCCAAAATGAAGGGATTAGATCGATTCGCTGCCTGGCCTTACGAGGCGGTAATATGGAATTCGAGTTGGGCAGCTGCAGATGTTGACACCCTGCGAAAGTCAGCGATCGATCATCACCTCCAATACGATAAGGATTACAAGCTGACCCCTACTAATCTGGCTGGCAAGGCCCAGGCTTTTGTAAAGGGGCATTTAGCATCACTATGA